From Apium graveolens cultivar Ventura chromosome 9, ASM990537v1, whole genome shotgun sequence, the proteins below share one genomic window:
- the LOC141685748 gene encoding uncharacterized protein LOC141685748, protein MEFAKEIIVPTLNSNISRRQRELLKKFPGAIGALDGTLVHAIIPTDLQARYKGRGRCDCYQNVLAVCDFYMIFTFVWAGWEGVAHDSRILTEVALDPYSGFPVPPSNNDGEGDKEDLEGPINDTQWGSQATQYMNDLRDQIAQKL, encoded by the exons ATGGAGTTTGCAAAGGAAATTATAGTGCCTACATTAAACTCAAATATTTCAAGGAGACAAAGAGAGCTGCTAAAAAAATTTCCG GGGGCAATTGGAGCTCTTGATGGTACACTTGTTCATGCAATCATTCCAACTGACCTGCAAGCTCGATATAAAGGCCGAGGAAGATGTGATTGTTATCAAAATGTTTTAGCTGTATGTGATTTTTATATGATATTTACATTTGTTTGGGCTGGATGGGAGGGAGTAGCACATGATTCCAGAATATTAACAGAAGTTGCACTTGATCCGTATTCCGGGTTTCCGGTTCCTCCATCAA ATAATGATGGAGAAGGAGATAAAGAAGATTTAGAAGGACCAATAAATGACACACAGTGGGGATCTCAAGCCACACAATATATGAATGATCTTCGTGATCAAATTGCTCAGAAACTTTAA